The Cylindrospermopsis curvispora GIHE-G1 genome contains a region encoding:
- a CDS encoding YbhB/YbcL family Raf kinase inhibitor-like protein encodes MKLTSSSFIDHGLIPMRYTCDGENISPPLVWDEVPPETVSLSLIMDDPDAPGKTFVHWVVYDIPPTINQLSENIITSQHIPGGGIQGKNDFNILGYGGPCPPSGIHRYFFHLYALDKQLNFSSGVTKNDIMVAMKNHVLAKAQLMGKYQRQR; translated from the coding sequence ATGAAACTAACTAGCAGTTCTTTCATTGACCATGGTTTAATTCCCATGAGGTATACCTGTGATGGTGAAAATATTTCTCCTCCCTTAGTCTGGGATGAGGTTCCTCCAGAAACGGTGAGTTTATCGTTAATTATGGATGACCCAGATGCACCAGGAAAAACCTTTGTTCATTGGGTTGTTTATGATATTCCCCCAACAATTAACCAATTGTCAGAAAATATAATCACCAGTCAGCATATCCCCGGTGGTGGTATACAGGGTAAAAATGATTTTAATATCTTGGGTTATGGCGGTCCTTGTCCACCAAGTGGGATCCACCGTTATTTTTTTCATCTTTACGCATTAGATAAACAGCTAAATTTCTCATCTGGTGTAACTAAAAATGACATTATGGTAGCTATGAAAAATCATGTTTTGGCTAAGGCACAACTCATGGGCAAATATCAGCGCCAAAGGTAA
- the isiD gene encoding protein IsiD, producing MTTTSISKKEIAAMTPTDVKDLAARLELDNYSNAFDGLNDWHLLRAIAFQRPELVEPYVYLLDLEPYDEG from the coding sequence ATGACAACTACAAGCATTTCTAAGAAAGAAATCGCCGCCATGACACCAACAGATGTCAAAGATTTGGCCGCTCGTCTAGAACTAGATAATTATAGCAATGCTTTTGATGGTTTAAATGATTGGCATTTACTGCGAGCGATCGCCTTTCAGCGTCCAGAGTTGGTGGAACCATACGTTTATCTATTGGATTTGGAACCTTACGATGAAGGTTAG
- a CDS encoding NHL repeat-containing protein — MRIVHQIVHQIHKILSSLFSQKSSLVKSGNLGFQMLLVTICGLIIISSTTASGFEYTTSWVGNTIGKGKLRVQNNIEAMYVTANGLIYTNSIWDENGGEAGIYENGKPIAFLEDLHGWYRLGGRAVTANNQYIYVAMSQGSLQGEKGGDKDSYPPRDKTWYCVRRYNLQGKPIAFTQGKGWDKSMLVISDQTEVTGLATLGDKLFVSHGGSNMVRIFHRETMEEIGRFPVENPGGIAIDHQNNLWIIQNKKGNKSGKVLHYSPSGKKLPQEIMDMQDPTAITMDPKNRLLVAENSERQQILIYEINNQPLQVGNFGDKKGIYSGVPGAVGDLKLYGITAIGTDGAGNVYINSNGFNRSGTDLRKFSPSGKLQWQLLGLIFVDNGDTDPQSDGTVIFTKHEKYLVDYSKPIGKQWTYQAYTLNPFKYPQDPRLHTAPDGPIFRRIQGKPFLFLTDMFGRLLQIYRFQPQTDGEIAVPAGMFVGTNDKGKAINGNWPPLQPSKGEWIWRDKNGNGAFEQNEYESSEDYLYIGGWWVDTKGDVWKTLRTEDGIRHYPLQGLDSRGNPIYSYGSMKRERTPSMFRDLRRIEYFPDTDTMYLSGFTVDHPSVGDDTGVVGSEIIRFDRWSQGNRTPRWRAVIPYDNTGQRAVSTAAMSVAGDYVFAVTVKTAEVYVYRNDTGKFVRKFGPGPEVGQESGWVDIPHGIRAFRRRNGEYLLFVEENRNGKVIIYRFRF; from the coding sequence ATGAGAATTGTTCATCAAATTGTTCATCAAATTCATAAGATTCTTAGTAGTTTATTTTCTCAAAAGTCCTCTTTGGTCAAATCTGGAAACCTAGGTTTTCAGATGTTACTGGTCACAATTTGTGGATTGATAATAATTTCTAGCACCACAGCATCTGGATTTGAATATACAACGTCCTGGGTAGGTAATACTATAGGTAAGGGAAAACTGAGGGTACAAAATAATATAGAAGCTATGTATGTGACAGCCAATGGGCTGATTTACACAAATAGTATTTGGGATGAAAATGGAGGAGAAGCAGGAATATATGAAAATGGTAAACCCATTGCTTTTTTAGAAGATTTACATGGTTGGTATCGTCTTGGTGGTCGAGCAGTAACTGCAAATAATCAATATATTTATGTAGCCATGAGTCAAGGATCACTTCAAGGTGAAAAAGGAGGTGACAAAGATAGTTATCCACCCCGAGATAAAACTTGGTATTGTGTCAGACGTTATAATTTACAAGGAAAACCTATTGCTTTTACCCAGGGTAAGGGTTGGGATAAAAGTATGTTGGTTATTAGTGACCAAACGGAAGTAACTGGGTTGGCCACCCTTGGTGATAAATTGTTTGTCAGTCATGGGGGTAGTAATATGGTGAGAATTTTCCATAGGGAAACTATGGAAGAAATTGGCAGATTCCCCGTAGAAAATCCTGGAGGAATAGCTATTGATCACCAGAATAATTTATGGATTATCCAAAATAAAAAAGGGAACAAATCTGGAAAAGTATTGCATTACAGTCCCTCTGGGAAAAAATTGCCACAAGAAATTATGGATATGCAAGATCCAACGGCGATCACCATGGATCCAAAAAATAGATTATTAGTTGCAGAAAATAGTGAACGCCAGCAGATACTAATTTATGAAATAAACAATCAACCTTTACAGGTAGGAAATTTTGGAGATAAAAAAGGTATTTATAGTGGTGTACCGGGAGCGGTTGGAGATTTAAAACTCTATGGTATCACTGCCATTGGTACAGATGGAGCAGGCAATGTATATATTAATAGTAATGGCTTCAATAGATCGGGAACAGATCTGAGGAAATTTTCTCCTTCAGGAAAATTACAATGGCAATTACTGGGTTTAATATTTGTGGATAATGGGGATACGGATCCTCAAAGTGATGGGACAGTCATCTTCACCAAACATGAAAAATACCTAGTAGATTATAGTAAACCCATTGGTAAACAATGGACTTACCAGGCCTATACTTTAAACCCTTTTAAATATCCTCAAGACCCTCGTTTACACACTGCTCCTGATGGTCCAATTTTCCGTCGTATTCAAGGCAAACCATTTTTATTTCTGACGGATATGTTTGGGCGTTTACTACAAATTTATCGATTCCAACCACAAACCGACGGAGAAATTGCAGTTCCTGCGGGAATGTTTGTGGGGACTAATGATAAAGGTAAAGCCATTAATGGTAATTGGCCACCTCTTCAACCCAGTAAGGGCGAATGGATTTGGCGTGATAAAAATGGTAATGGTGCATTCGAGCAAAATGAGTATGAAAGCAGCGAAGATTATTTATATATAGGTGGTTGGTGGGTAGATACTAAGGGGGACGTATGGAAAACCCTACGGACTGAGGATGGTATTCGTCACTATCCTCTACAGGGATTGGATAGTCGGGGGAATCCAATTTATAGCTATGGTTCTATGAAAAGAGAAAGAACTCCTAGTATGTTTCGAGATTTGCGCAGGATTGAATATTTCCCAGACACAGATACTATGTATTTGTCTGGTTTTACGGTTGATCATCCTTCCGTTGGTGATGATACCGGGGTTGTGGGATCGGAAATTATCCGCTTTGATCGCTGGAGTCAAGGAAATCGCACTCCCAGATGGCGAGCAGTAATTCCCTATGACAATACGGGTCAACGAGCAGTATCTACTGCTGCTATGAGCGTAGCAGGCGATTATGTATTTGCTGTTACAGTTAAAACTGCGGAGGTTTATGTCTATAGAAACGATACGGGAAAATTTGTGCGCAAATTTGGTCCAGGTCCAGAAGTCGGTCAGGAAAGTGGTTGGGTGGATATTCCCCATGGTATCCGAGCTTTTCGTCGTCGCAATGGTGAATATTTATTGTTTGTAGAGGAGAATAGAAATGGCAAGGTGATTATTTATCGGTTCCGTTTTTAA
- the sufB gene encoding Fe-S cluster assembly protein SufB encodes MSASVKTIVNQPYKYGFVTDIETDTIPRGLNEEVIRLISAKKQEPEFMLEFRLRAYRQWLKMTEPIWAHVNYPPINYQDIVYYSAPKQKKAKLNSLEEVDPTLLETFEKLGISLSEQKRLANVAVDAIFDSVSVATTFKEKLAEDGVIFCSISEALREHPELVKKYLGSVVPIADNYFAALNSAVFSDGSFVYIPKGVKCPMELSTYFRINSGDTGQFERTLIVAEESSYVSYLEGCTAPMYDSNQLHAAVVELVALDNAEIKYSTVQNWYAGDENGKGGIYNFVTKRGLCQGVNSKISWTQVETGSAITWKYPSCVLVGDNSIGEFYSVALTNNRQQADTGTKMIHIGKNTRSTIISKGISAGKSSNSYRGLVKINPSAKGARNYSQCDSMLIGDNAQANTFPYIQVQNNTGKVEHEASTSKIGEDQLFFFAQRGISAEDAVSMMISGFCKDVFNQLPMEFAVEADKLLSLKLEGSVG; translated from the coding sequence ATGAGCGCATCCGTCAAGACCATAGTTAACCAACCTTACAAGTATGGCTTTGTCACCGACATTGAAACCGACACCATACCCCGTGGGCTAAATGAGGAAGTTATCCGCTTAATTTCCGCTAAAAAACAAGAGCCAGAATTCATGCTGGAATTTCGTTTGCGTGCCTACCGTCAGTGGTTAAAGATGACGGAACCAATTTGGGCTCATGTTAACTATCCACCTATTAATTACCAAGATATTGTTTATTATTCTGCACCCAAGCAAAAGAAAGCAAAACTGAATAGTTTGGAAGAAGTTGACCCAACGCTACTAGAAACCTTTGAGAAGTTAGGTATTTCTCTATCGGAACAAAAGCGACTGGCCAATGTAGCTGTGGATGCAATCTTTGATAGTGTTTCCGTGGCCACCACATTTAAGGAAAAACTAGCGGAGGATGGGGTGATTTTCTGCTCTATTTCGGAAGCATTGCGGGAGCATCCAGAATTAGTCAAGAAATATCTTGGCAGTGTGGTGCCCATTGCTGATAATTATTTTGCTGCTTTAAACTCCGCTGTTTTTAGCGATGGTTCATTTGTATATATTCCCAAAGGGGTCAAATGTCCCATGGAATTATCTACCTATTTTCGCATTAACTCCGGTGATACGGGACAGTTTGAAAGAACTTTAATTGTTGCGGAAGAAAGCAGCTATGTTTCCTATTTGGAAGGATGTACAGCACCAATGTATGATAGTAACCAATTGCACGCTGCTGTTGTGGAATTAGTTGCTTTGGATAATGCTGAAATTAAATATTCCACAGTGCAAAACTGGTATGCTGGTGATGAAAATGGCAAGGGAGGAATTTACAATTTCGTGACCAAACGGGGTTTGTGTCAAGGAGTGAATTCCAAAATTTCCTGGACTCAAGTAGAAACAGGCTCTGCTATTACGTGGAAATATCCCAGTTGTGTGTTAGTTGGTGATAATTCAATAGGTGAATTCTACTCTGTAGCTCTAACCAATAATCGCCAGCAAGCTGATACGGGAACTAAAATGATTCATATTGGTAAAAATACTCGTAGTACAATTATTTCTAAAGGTATTTCCGCAGGCAAATCAAGTAATAGCTATCGGGGTTTAGTCAAAATTAATCCTAGTGCCAAGGGTGCTAGAAATTATTCTCAATGTGATTCCATGTTGATTGGAGACAATGCCCAGGCCAACACATTTCCCTACATTCAGGTTCAGAATAATACAGGTAAAGTAGAACATGAAGCTTCCACCTCTAAAATTGGTGAAGACCAACTATTCTTTTTTGCCCAACGTGGTATTTCTGCTGAAGATGCGGTTTCAATGATGATTAGCGGTTTCTGTAAGGATGTTTTTAACCAGTTACCGATGGAATTTGCGGTAGAAGCTGATAAGTTATTGAGCTTGAAATTAGAAGGTAGTGTGGGTTAG
- the sufR gene encoding iron-sulfur cluster biosynthesis transcriptional regulator SufR, with translation MATTQQSSTKQDILQYLLKHSQATAGQLSEILEVSPQAVRRHLKDLEADDMVVYSVPENSGMGRPQHIYHLSPGGKEYLQRNATRVSGGYGEFAVSLLDTLAETVGREQVKTILQKQWERKAQEYQEKVGQGCLEERVATLVELRKAEGFMAEFRPVEEKDDGHEGDNSFLFMEHTCAISNVAESFPSVCGHELEMFAAILPDCSVQRTHWIIDGQHRCVYLIKRN, from the coding sequence ATGGCGACTACCCAGCAGTCCTCAACTAAGCAGGATATCCTACAGTATCTTTTGAAACACTCTCAAGCCACAGCGGGGCAACTATCAGAAATCCTAGAAGTTAGTCCACAAGCTGTTCGTAGGCATTTGAAAGATTTAGAGGCGGATGACATGGTTGTGTATTCCGTACCAGAAAATTCCGGTATGGGCAGACCCCAACACATTTATCATTTGAGTCCAGGAGGTAAGGAGTATTTACAAAGAAACGCTACTAGGGTTAGTGGTGGTTATGGGGAATTTGCAGTTTCGCTATTGGATACCCTAGCGGAAACTGTAGGAAGGGAGCAGGTAAAAACTATTTTACAAAAGCAGTGGGAAAGGAAAGCCCAGGAATATCAGGAAAAGGTTGGCCAGGGTTGTTTAGAAGAAAGGGTAGCTACCCTAGTAGAATTAAGAAAGGCCGAAGGTTTTATGGCTGAGTTCCGCCCAGTGGAAGAAAAGGATGATGGTCATGAGGGTGATAATAGCTTTTTATTTATGGAGCACACCTGCGCCATTTCTAATGTTGCTGAGTCTTTTCCTAGTGTGTGTGGACATGAGCTAGAAATGTTTGCAGCAATATTGCCCGATTGTAGTGTGCAAAGAACCCACTGGATAATAGATGGGCAGCATAGGTGTGTGTACTTGATTAAGAGAAACTAG
- a CDS encoding tetratricopeptide repeat protein has product MQYKQTSFLVATLILSVVSTISPVMTAKSQAAEVLLVQADNRKLRELLERGRRLVDSGDYSDAIAVYQDAAKLAPQNAKIYSGIGYLYAQQGNFSQSLSAYRQAISINPNNSDFYYAIGYIKGNLGDVLGAKEAYRRAIQINRNNFNAYLGLGASQTRLGDYDAAQWAFEQATKIDRNNPRVYELIGAMFKKRRQMQEAGNALRQALRLYRTGRDTDGMIRVEEMLKEMGG; this is encoded by the coding sequence ATGCAATACAAACAAACATCTTTTTTAGTAGCAACGCTAATATTAAGCGTAGTTTCAACTATTAGTCCTGTGATGACAGCTAAGTCTCAAGCAGCAGAGGTATTACTAGTACAAGCTGATAATCGTAAACTACGAGAATTGTTAGAGCGGGGACGAAGATTGGTAGATTCAGGAGATTACAGCGATGCTATTGCTGTTTATCAGGATGCAGCCAAGTTGGCGCCTCAAAATGCCAAAATTTATTCTGGTATTGGTTATTTATATGCTCAACAAGGCAATTTTTCACAGTCATTATCTGCTTACCGCCAAGCCATTTCTATCAATCCTAACAACAGTGACTTTTACTACGCTATTGGTTACATTAAAGGGAATCTGGGAGACGTATTAGGTGCCAAAGAGGCTTACCGTCGTGCCATCCAGATTAATCGCAATAATTTCAATGCCTATTTAGGATTGGGTGCAAGTCAAACCCGGTTGGGAGATTATGATGCTGCACAATGGGCTTTTGAACAGGCAACTAAAATAGATAGAAATAACCCACGGGTGTATGAGTTAATAGGTGCTATGTTTAAAAAGCGCAGACAAATGCAAGAGGCTGGTAATGCTTTAAGACAAGCCCTAAGACTATATCGTACTGGTAGGGACACGGACGGGATGATTAGGGTAGAAGAGATGTTAAAAGAAATGGGTGGTTGA
- a CDS encoding PIG-L deacetylase family protein: MQKTTLTKLQRLIPIHFLSTIQYIHACLLSHWILRWGSRPIALTTAPVMVFSPHQDDETFGCGGMIARKRQQAIRVGVVFLTDGRGSHGLEPNIQNQVMQIRQQESLQALEILGVPQTEIKFLNREDGSLLDLNISQKRQLISEIVTLLRDYQPGEVYVPHFKDCHRDHEATYSLVKQAIAESGISVELFQYPIWIFWRAPLFILLKLRDIAPAYRLSVAQVQSQKKQAIAAYSSQISTLPRGFIKRFLQAEEIFFKTKY, translated from the coding sequence ATGCAAAAAACAACTTTGACCAAATTACAAAGATTAATTCCCATTCATTTTTTAAGTACCATTCAGTATATCCATGCCTGTTTACTTTCGCACTGGATTTTACGATGGGGAAGTCGACCAATAGCATTGACCACAGCACCAGTTATGGTTTTCTCTCCTCATCAGGATGATGAGACTTTTGGCTGCGGGGGAATGATTGCTCGCAAACGACAACAGGCAATTAGGGTGGGAGTGGTGTTTCTTACCGATGGAAGAGGTTCCCATGGACTAGAACCTAATATCCAAAATCAGGTTATGCAAATTCGTCAGCAGGAGTCCCTACAAGCATTAGAGATTTTGGGAGTTCCCCAGACAGAAATTAAGTTTTTAAATAGGGAGGATGGCAGTTTATTAGATTTGAATATTTCTCAAAAAAGACAACTGATCTCAGAAATAGTTACTTTGTTAAGAGATTATCAACCAGGTGAGGTTTATGTGCCTCATTTTAAAGATTGTCACAGGGATCACGAGGCTACATATTCTCTAGTGAAACAGGCGATCGCCGAAAGTGGAATCAGCGTAGAACTTTTCCAGTACCCTATTTGGATCTTTTGGAGAGCACCATTATTTATTCTGTTAAAATTACGGGATATTGCCCCAGCTTATAGATTATCAGTTGCACAAGTTCAATCTCAAAAAAAACAAGCGATCGCCGCCTATTCTTCTCAAATATCCACTCTTCCTCGGGGCTTTATTAAGAGATTTTTACAAGCGGAAGAAATCTTCTTTAAAACGAAATATTAA
- the sufC gene encoding Fe-S cluster assembly ATPase SufC, which yields MIIENSDLILSVKDLQAQVDGTPILKGVNLEVRAGEIHAIMGPNGSGKSTLSKVLAGHPTYSVTSGEVVFQGANLLEMEAEERARSGVFLAFQYPLEVPGVSNLDFLRVAYNSHRKAKGLPEVDTFDFDDLVMEKLEVVKMNSSFLERSVNEGFSGGEKKRNEILQMAILEPKLAILDETDSGLDIDALKIVSNGVNQLTNAENATIMITHYQRLLDYIVPDFVHVMAQGRIIRSGGKELALELESQGYDWVLEEALGVGV from the coding sequence ATGATTATTGAGAACAGTGATTTGATTTTGTCCGTTAAAGATTTGCAAGCCCAAGTGGATGGAACTCCAATTTTGAAAGGAGTTAATTTAGAGGTGAGAGCAGGTGAAATCCATGCCATTATGGGACCAAATGGCTCTGGCAAAAGTACCTTGTCTAAAGTTTTAGCTGGACACCCTACTTACAGTGTCACCAGTGGTGAGGTAGTTTTTCAGGGTGCTAATCTTTTGGAAATGGAAGCAGAAGAAAGAGCTAGAAGTGGTGTATTCTTGGCCTTTCAATATCCTCTAGAAGTTCCTGGTGTTAGCAATTTAGATTTTCTGAGGGTTGCCTATAATTCTCATCGTAAAGCCAAAGGTTTACCGGAAGTGGACACTTTTGATTTTGATGATTTAGTAATGGAAAAGTTGGAAGTTGTGAAAATGAATTCCAGCTTTTTAGAACGCAGTGTTAACGAAGGCTTTTCCGGTGGTGAAAAAAAGCGCAATGAAATTCTGCAGATGGCTATTTTAGAGCCTAAATTAGCAATCCTAGATGAAACAGATTCTGGTTTGGATATTGATGCCCTCAAGATTGTTTCTAATGGGGTGAACCAGTTGACAAATGCAGAAAATGCCACCATCATGATTACTCACTATCAACGACTTCTGGATTATATTGTTCCTGATTTTGTCCATGTGATGGCTCAAGGACGTATTATTAGAAGTGGTGGTAAGGAGTTAGCTTTAGAGCTAGAATCTCAAGGTTATGACTGGGTATTGGAAGAAGCTTTAGGAGTGGGTGTGTAA